The following coding sequences are from one Fusobacterium simiae window:
- a CDS encoding DUF4357 domain-containing protein has translation MKASERKITKLFSESDTVFSIPVYQRDYNWQEKQCQRLFKDILQTGKNDKIASYFLGSIVYIHDGIYGTGEKEFHVIDGQQRMTTLTLLFLAIYYKLKGTILGKADKIFNQYVINPYSEKEIKLKLLPPEENLNILYKISNNRFDELEEFQDRNMLKNYLFFEKELEKLTFEEINYLLKGIEKLIYIDIALEKGKDDPQKIFESLNSTGLDLSQGDLIRNYILMDLERSEQNHIYKEFWIPIENNCKVSNGSEITSYVSDFIRDYLTLKTEKISSKPKVFEVFKTYYVDETHKKLEDMKRYSEAYSLIIKPYLEKDKDIQRELENLNSLDKTVINTFLIGIIKDYKDEILGKDEFLNILILLQSYLWRRYITEKPTNALNKIFQGMYSKISKNKDYYKNLEDILMTQEFPTNEELESALKLKNMYKDKEKLNYVFKKLENYNHNELIDFDNEKITIEHIFPQKPSKIWKENYSDSELEQMISFKDTISNLTLTGSNSNLSNKSFLEKRDDEVHGYRNSKLYMNKYLGKLEEWNLLSMEARFESLYEDIVKIWQRPEDKVTDDMEKITFVLKGNTTSGTGRLLSNEKFEILKGTSIVLEVKSDNPTTFKRNKNLINDLLRKNLIEKYEDKYVFKENYIATSPSAAAVLILGYTANGWNVWKTYEGKLLNEYRR, from the coding sequence TTGAAAGCAAGTGAAAGAAAAATTACAAAATTATTTTCAGAAAGTGACACTGTATTTTCAATCCCTGTTTATCAGAGAGATTATAATTGGCAAGAAAAACAATGTCAAAGACTGTTTAAAGATATATTACAAACTGGAAAAAATGATAAAATAGCTTCATATTTTTTAGGAAGTATAGTTTATATACATGATGGAATTTATGGAACAGGTGAAAAAGAATTTCATGTGATTGATGGTCAACAGAGAATGACAACATTAACATTATTATTTCTGGCAATTTATTATAAATTAAAAGGAACAATACTTGGAAAGGCTGACAAAATATTTAATCAATATGTTATAAATCCTTATTCTGAGAAAGAAATAAAATTGAAATTACTTCCTCCTGAGGAAAATCTTAATATTTTATATAAAATTTCTAATAATAGATTTGATGAATTAGAAGAATTTCAAGATAGAAATATGCTTAAGAATTATTTATTTTTTGAAAAAGAATTAGAAAAATTAACATTTGAAGAAATTAATTATCTTTTAAAAGGAATAGAAAAGTTAATTTATATTGATATAGCCCTTGAAAAGGGAAAGGATGATCCACAAAAGATTTTTGAAAGTCTTAACTCAACAGGATTGGATTTATCACAGGGAGATTTGATTAGAAACTATATTTTAATGGATTTAGAAAGAAGCGAACAAAATCATATATACAAAGAATTTTGGATACCAATAGAAAATAATTGTAAAGTTAGTAATGGTAGTGAAATAACAAGCTATGTATCTGATTTTATAAGAGATTATTTGACTTTAAAGACTGAAAAAATTTCTTCTAAACCGAAAGTTTTTGAAGTATTCAAAACTTATTATGTAGATGAAACCCATAAAAAATTAGAAGATATGAAAAGATACTCAGAGGCATATTCTCTTATTATAAAACCATATTTAGAAAAGGATAAAGATATTCAGAGAGAGTTAGAAAATTTAAATTCTTTGGATAAAACAGTTATTAATACATTTCTTATAGGAATAATAAAAGATTATAAAGATGAAATTTTAGGAAAAGATGAATTTTTAAATATTCTTATTTTACTTCAAAGCTATTTATGGAGAAGATATATAACTGAAAAGCCAACTAATGCCTTAAATAAAATATTTCAGGGTATGTATTCAAAAATTTCAAAAAATAAAGATTATTATAAAAATTTGGAAGATATTTTAATGACACAAGAATTTCCAACAAATGAGGAATTAGAAAGTGCTTTAAAATTAAAAAATATGTATAAAGATAAAGAAAAATTAAATTATGTCTTTAAAAAATTAGAGAACTATAATCATAATGAGCTAATTGATTTTGATAATGAAAAAATTACAATAGAACATATTTTCCCTCAAAAACCTAGTAAGATTTGGAAAGAAAATTATTCTGATAGTGAGTTAGAACAAATGATAAGTTTTAAGGATACTATATCTAATTTAACTTTAACAGGAAGTAATTCAAATCTAAGTAATAAATCATTTTTGGAAAAAAGAGATGACGAAGTTCATGGATATAGAAATAGTAAACTTTATATGAATAAATATTTAGGTAAACTTGAAGAATGGAATCTTTTATCAATGGAAGCAAGATTTGAAAGTTTATATGAAGATATTGTTAAAATTTGGCAAAGACCAGAAGACAAAGTAACTGATGATATGGAAAAAATAACTTTTGTTTTAAAAGGAAATACCACTTCTGGAACTGGAAGATTATTGTCTAATGAAAAATTTGAGATCTTAAAAGGAACTTCAATAGTTTTAGAAGTTAAATCTGATAATCCTACAACTTTTAAAAGAAATAAAAATTTGATTAATGATTTATTAAGAAAAAATTTAATTGAAAAGTATGAAGATAAATATGTGTTTAAAGAAAACTATATCGCTACTTCACCAAGTGCTGCTGCTGTTTTAATTTTAGGTTATACTGCAAATGGATGGAATGTTTGGAAAACTTATGAAGGAAAACTTTTGAATGAATATAGGAGATAG
- the tsaB gene encoding tRNA (adenosine(37)-N6)-threonylcarbamoyltransferase complex dimerization subunit type 1 TsaB codes for MLILGIDTSTKICTCSIFDSDNGVIAETSLSVKKNHSNIVMPIIDNLFKISDLNINDIDKIAVAIGPGSFTGVRIALGIAKGLAMALKKPLIAINELDILEAIASDNENEIIPLIDARKERVYYKYQNNYVDDYLINLISNFDKNKKYIFVGDGATNYKNILKENLGDNAIILPMYNAFPRASILCELALNKEEANIYTLEPEYISKSRAEKNF; via the coding sequence ATGTTGATTTTGGGAATTGATACTTCAACTAAAATTTGTACTTGTTCAATATTTGATAGTGATAATGGAGTTATTGCTGAAACAAGTTTATCAGTAAAGAAAAATCATTCAAATATAGTTATGCCAATAATAGATAATTTATTTAAAATTTCAGACTTAAATATAAATGATATAGATAAAATTGCTGTTGCGATAGGTCCTGGCTCATTTACAGGAGTAAGAATTGCTTTGGGAATTGCTAAAGGCTTAGCTATGGCACTTAAAAAGCCTTTAATTGCTATTAATGAACTTGATATATTAGAAGCCATAGCAAGTGATAATGAAAATGAAATTATACCTTTAATAGATGCTAGAAAAGAAAGAGTATATTATAAGTATCAAAATAACTATGTAGATGATTATCTTATCAATTTAATTTCAAATTTTGATAAAAATAAAAAATATATTTTTGTTGGAGATGGGGCAACAAATTATAAAAATATTTTAAAAGAAAATCTAGGAGATAATGCTATTATTTTACCTATGTATAATGCTTTTCCAAGAGCTTCAATTTTATGTGAACTGGCTTTGAATAAAGAAGAAGCTAATATTTATACTTTAGAGCCTGAATATATAAGTAAATCAAGGGCAGAGAAAAATTTTTAA